Proteins from a single region of Syntrophales bacterium:
- the carA gene encoding glutamine-hydrolyzing carbamoyl-phosphate synthase small subunit has protein sequence MSLLRQRKPAILVLEDGSVFPGRIFAGGGEVLGEVVFNTGMTGYQEVLTDPSYKGQIVAMTYPLVGNTGINPEDMESAGIHLEGFIVREYQDRPSNWRADRSLKDFLEANGKIGVEGIDTRALTRRLRLDGAMKGVLATETSDTALLLEKVKAHPGLVGRDLVREVSCRETCLWQDGRPQELPPDLPADPQRFRVVVVDCGVKYNILRHLEARGCQVLVVPAAATGEEILAWKPDGILFSNGPGDPAALPYIVDAARLVLGRVPVFGICLGHQILGQAAGGRTAKLKFGHHGINQPVKNHRTGRIEITSQNHGFIVVPDSLTGSREATHDNLNDTTSEGLSYDDRQAFSVQYHPEAAPGPHDAAYLFDRFVESMTARRKAP, from the coding sequence ATGTCGCTCCTGCGGCAGCGGAAACCCGCCATTCTCGTCCTGGAAGACGGAAGCGTCTTCCCCGGCCGCATCTTCGCCGGCGGGGGCGAGGTCCTGGGCGAGGTCGTTTTCAACACGGGCATGACAGGCTACCAGGAGGTCCTCACGGATCCGTCCTACAAGGGGCAGATCGTGGCCATGACCTACCCCCTCGTGGGGAACACGGGCATCAACCCGGAGGACATGGAGTCTGCGGGGATCCACCTTGAGGGCTTCATCGTCCGGGAGTACCAGGACCGGCCCAGCAACTGGCGGGCCGACCGGTCCCTGAAGGATTTCCTGGAGGCGAACGGCAAGATCGGCGTGGAAGGGATCGACACCCGGGCCCTGACCCGGCGCCTCCGCCTGGACGGAGCCATGAAGGGCGTTCTCGCGACGGAGACCTCCGACACGGCCCTTCTCCTGGAGAAGGTGAAGGCCCACCCCGGCCTCGTGGGACGGGACCTGGTGCGGGAAGTGAGCTGCCGGGAGACCTGCCTGTGGCAGGACGGACGCCCGCAGGAGCTTCCTCCGGACCTGCCAGCGGACCCGCAGCGCTTCCGGGTCGTCGTGGTGGACTGCGGCGTAAAATACAACATTCTCCGGCACCTGGAAGCGAGAGGCTGCCAGGTCCTCGTCGTTCCGGCCGCGGCAACGGGCGAGGAGATCCTCGCCTGGAAACCGGACGGCATCCTGTTTTCCAACGGCCCGGGAGACCCGGCGGCCCTTCCCTACATCGTCGACGCCGCCCGGCTCGTGCTCGGACGGGTGCCCGTCTTCGGCATCTGCCTGGGCCACCAGATCCTCGGACAGGCGGCAGGGGGCCGGACGGCCAAGCTGAAATTCGGGCACCACGGAATCAACCAGCCCGTCAAGAACCACCGCACCGGCCGGATCGAGATCACATCGCAGAACCACGGCTTCATCGTGGTCCCCGATTCCCTCACCGGCAGCCGCGAGGCGACCCACGACAACCTCAACGACACCACGTCCGAAGGCCTCTCCTACGACGACCGGCAAGCCTTCAGCGTCCAGTACCATCCGGAGGCCGCCCCGGGTCCCCACGATGCGGCCTACCTGTTCGACCGCTTCGTGGAATCCATGACCGCCAGGAGAAAAGCGCCATGA
- a CDS encoding glutamine synthetase III, which yields MKKTCPITAAERSYPVAKEKSGPVSEYYGEDTFNIRVMKGKLPGDAYDKIIDAIHENTILDLETANTVAHAMAKWAIEKGATHFAHWFQPMTGITAEKHDAFIDVTGPSSVIERFSGKQLVQGEPDASSFPSGGIRATFEARGYTAWDMSSPAFIRRNGISTTLCIPTAFISYTGQALDKKTPLLRSNRAVSKSALKILDLLGGKGVRGVYATLGPEQEYFLIDADFFFKRPDLVMGGRAVVGAPPPKGQELEDQYFGSIKERIASYMHDMEEELFKLGVPAKTRHNEVAPSQFELAPVFEEANLAVDHNQIVMDTMQLVAKKHRLACLLHEKPFAGINGSGKHLNWSLSDNKGNNLLNPGQTPQDNIQFLVFLIAVIRAVYRHADILRAAVGSYANDHRLGANEAPPAIISIFLGDQLTKILEDIEAGKVTKASDKEIINLGIASLPIVSKDNTDRNRTSPFAFTGNKFEFRAVGSAQSISFPATVLNTIIAESLDYLADKIKAECEKNANINQCVLAVIRKEMKELKPVLFNGDNYSQAWEKEAAKRKLPNYKTTPEALKALITPKSLDLFEKYRVLSREELKSRYLIRVERYIKDLSIEAKCLQNICLSQIIPVATSYQNRLSETILRTREALGKGAGMAAQQALLKQVTELVNKVYATNQAILAEIEKASAVHDEQKKAEMLCNKVKTRMNELREYADELEGIVDDELWPLPKFWEMLFII from the coding sequence ATGAAAAAGACATGCCCCATCACCGCAGCCGAAAGGAGTTACCCGGTGGCGAAGGAAAAGTCCGGCCCCGTATCGGAATACTACGGCGAGGACACCTTCAACATCCGGGTCATGAAGGGCAAGCTGCCCGGAGACGCCTATGACAAGATCATCGACGCCATCCACGAAAACACCATTCTCGACCTCGAGACGGCCAACACGGTTGCCCACGCCATGGCGAAGTGGGCCATCGAGAAGGGGGCGACCCATTTCGCCCACTGGTTCCAGCCCATGACGGGGATCACGGCGGAGAAGCACGACGCCTTCATCGATGTAACCGGGCCGAGCTCGGTCATCGAGCGCTTTTCCGGCAAGCAGCTGGTCCAGGGGGAACCGGACGCCTCGAGCTTCCCGAGCGGCGGCATCCGGGCAACCTTTGAAGCACGCGGCTACACGGCCTGGGACATGTCCTCCCCCGCCTTCATCCGGCGGAACGGCATCTCGACGACCCTCTGCATCCCGACAGCCTTCATCTCCTATACCGGCCAGGCCCTCGACAAGAAGACGCCCCTCCTGCGTTCGAACCGGGCGGTCAGCAAAAGCGCCCTGAAGATCCTGGATCTCCTGGGCGGCAAAGGCGTGAGAGGCGTTTACGCCACCCTGGGTCCCGAGCAGGAGTACTTCCTGATCGACGCGGACTTTTTCTTCAAGCGCCCCGACCTGGTCATGGGCGGCCGGGCCGTCGTCGGCGCCCCCCCGCCGAAGGGACAGGAGCTGGAAGACCAGTACTTCGGGAGCATCAAGGAGCGCATCGCCTCGTACATGCACGACATGGAGGAGGAGCTCTTCAAGCTGGGCGTTCCCGCCAAGACGCGGCACAACGAAGTGGCGCCCAGCCAGTTCGAGCTGGCCCCGGTCTTCGAGGAGGCCAACCTGGCGGTCGACCACAACCAGATCGTCATGGACACGATGCAGCTGGTTGCAAAGAAGCACCGCCTGGCCTGCCTGCTTCACGAAAAACCCTTCGCGGGCATCAACGGCTCGGGCAAGCACCTGAACTGGTCGCTGTCGGACAACAAGGGGAACAACCTCCTGAATCCCGGACAGACGCCGCAGGACAACATCCAGTTCCTGGTCTTCCTGATCGCCGTCATCCGCGCCGTCTACAGGCACGCGGACATCCTGCGGGCCGCCGTGGGATCCTACGCCAACGACCACCGCCTGGGCGCCAACGAGGCGCCGCCGGCCATCATTTCGATCTTCCTCGGCGACCAGCTCACGAAGATTCTCGAGGACATCGAGGCCGGCAAAGTGACGAAGGCCTCCGACAAGGAGATCATCAACCTCGGCATCGCCTCGCTGCCCATCGTGAGCAAGGACAACACCGACCGGAACCGGACGTCACCCTTTGCGTTCACGGGAAACAAATTCGAATTCCGGGCCGTCGGCTCGGCCCAGTCGATCTCCTTCCCGGCCACGGTCCTCAACACGATCATCGCCGAAAGCCTCGATTACCTGGCGGACAAGATCAAGGCCGAGTGCGAAAAGAACGCCAATATCAACCAGTGCGTCCTGGCGGTGATCCGCAAGGAGATGAAGGAGCTCAAGCCGGTTCTCTTCAACGGTGACAACTACTCCCAGGCATGGGAGAAGGAAGCGGCAAAGCGGAAGCTTCCGAATTACAAGACCACGCCGGAAGCCTTGAAGGCCCTGATCACCCCGAAGTCTCTGGACCTCTTCGAAAAATACAGGGTTCTCTCCAGGGAGGAGCTCAAGTCGCGCTATCTGATCCGCGTCGAGCGGTACATCAAGGATCTGAGCATCGAGGCGAAGTGCCTGCAGAACATCTGCCTGAGCCAGATCATCCCGGTGGCGACGTCCTACCAGAACCGGCTCTCGGAGACGATCCTCCGCACGCGGGAGGCCCTTGGCAAGGGTGCCGGAATGGCGGCCCAGCAGGCGCTGCTGAAGCAGGTGACGGAGCTGGTGAACAAGGTCTACGCCACCAACCAGGCCATTCTCGCGGAAATCGAGAAGGCGTCGGCCGTTCACGATGAGCAGAAAAAGGCGGAGATGCTCTGCAACAAAGTCAAGACCCGGATGAACGAGCTTAGGGAATATGCGGACGAACTGGAGGGCATCGTGGACGATGAGCTCTGGCCGCTGCCGAAGTTCTGGGAAATGCTCTTCATCATTTGA
- a CDS encoding FAD-dependent oxidoreductase gives MLYKPTIVLPGVIQGVRVDSRDLEANLQKAVQNGHRCIEIHAYGQHGIGGRLWRGGDDEIMIRVLGSSGQRVGSMGFPNTTIDVFGPASDDVGWLNAGATIIVRGHATNGVANAMAQGKIYVAGDIGARGMTMTKHNPRFAPPELWVLGSTGDSFAEFMAGGTAVVCGHGTTRIENTLGYRPCVGMVSGRIFFRGPHRGYSEQDARLTDPDDEDWQWLLDNLLVFLKTIGRTELYPVLVSDRSEWHILVARKPFEKTGAPVRTMAQFVRETWDGELGAGGLIGDLTDLPRSAIDVVPTGDLRRWIPRWENEKHLPPCQASCPTGIPVQKRWSLIRKGRLAEAVDLALTCTPFPATVCGYLCPNLCMQGCTRQAASLPALDVALLGRASLEAKTPDPAPATGKSVAVIGGGPAGLSAAWQLMMMGHSPVVYEREKRLGGKITATIPRARIPDDVVAREIERVRERIPVTYLKKSLTKEAFRTLRGKHDIVVIAPGAQKPRKIPIPGKERALAALDFLRDSKEDRAAVGERVVIIGAGNVGCDAAAEAARLGAREITLVDIQEPASFGAERRHAEAAGARFLWPRTTRSITDRGVELADGEILPADTVIMAVGDAPDLGFLPEDIVLLRGFVAVNGQYQSSDPQVFAIGDAVRPGLLTDAIGAGRIAARAIDNLLRGRQDTYDNLPAISTSRVHLEYYDPRIPTTGDLGSCSTACASCGACRDCGLCETLCPGQAISRRSLGEDAYEYIVDGERCIGCGFCADACPCGIWELAENAPIE, from the coding sequence ATGCTGTACAAACCGACGATTGTCCTGCCCGGGGTCATTCAGGGCGTCCGCGTGGATTCCCGGGACCTGGAGGCAAACCTTCAGAAGGCCGTCCAGAACGGGCACCGGTGCATCGAGATCCATGCCTACGGCCAGCACGGGATCGGCGGCCGCCTCTGGAGAGGCGGCGACGACGAGATCATGATCCGCGTCCTCGGCTCCTCAGGTCAGCGCGTTGGGTCCATGGGCTTTCCCAACACGACGATCGACGTCTTCGGCCCCGCCTCCGACGACGTGGGCTGGCTGAACGCCGGGGCGACCATCATTGTACGGGGCCATGCCACCAACGGGGTGGCCAATGCCATGGCCCAGGGGAAGATCTATGTCGCCGGCGACATCGGCGCCCGCGGCATGACCATGACCAAGCACAATCCCCGATTTGCGCCTCCCGAACTCTGGGTTCTGGGAAGCACCGGCGACTCCTTCGCCGAGTTCATGGCCGGCGGGACCGCCGTGGTCTGCGGCCATGGGACGACCCGGATCGAGAACACGCTGGGTTACCGCCCCTGCGTCGGAATGGTGAGCGGCCGGATCTTCTTCCGCGGACCCCACCGGGGATACAGCGAGCAGGACGCCCGGCTGACCGATCCCGACGACGAGGATTGGCAGTGGCTGCTGGACAATCTTCTTGTCTTTCTCAAGACGATCGGCCGGACGGAGCTCTACCCGGTCCTGGTATCGGACCGCTCGGAGTGGCACATCCTGGTGGCACGCAAGCCCTTTGAAAAGACGGGAGCGCCGGTCCGGACCATGGCGCAGTTTGTCCGGGAAACCTGGGACGGGGAACTGGGAGCAGGCGGCCTGATCGGCGACCTGACGGACCTCCCGCGGTCGGCCATCGACGTCGTCCCCACCGGCGACCTGCGCCGCTGGATTCCCCGCTGGGAAAACGAAAAACACCTCCCCCCGTGCCAGGCATCCTGCCCGACGGGCATTCCCGTGCAGAAGCGATGGTCCCTGATCCGGAAGGGACGGTTGGCGGAGGCGGTGGATCTGGCGCTGACCTGCACCCCCTTCCCGGCTACCGTCTGCGGATACCTGTGCCCCAACCTCTGCATGCAGGGATGCACGCGGCAGGCGGCCTCACTGCCGGCCCTGGACGTAGCCCTCCTGGGCAGGGCCTCCCTGGAGGCGAAGACGCCCGACCCCGCTCCCGCGACCGGAAAGAGCGTTGCCGTCATCGGCGGCGGCCCGGCGGGACTCTCCGCGGCCTGGCAGCTCATGATGATGGGCCATTCGCCCGTCGTCTACGAGCGTGAGAAACGCCTGGGAGGCAAGATCACCGCCACGATTCCCAGGGCGCGGATCCCCGACGACGTGGTGGCCCGCGAAATCGAACGGGTCCGGGAGCGGATCCCCGTGACATACCTGAAGAAATCCCTCACGAAGGAGGCGTTCCGGACCCTCCGGGGAAAGCACGACATCGTCGTCATCGCCCCGGGTGCCCAGAAGCCCCGGAAAATTCCCATTCCGGGTAAGGAGCGGGCGCTGGCCGCCCTGGACTTCCTGAGGGACAGCAAGGAAGACCGGGCCGCCGTGGGTGAGCGCGTGGTGATCATCGGCGCCGGCAACGTGGGCTGCGATGCCGCGGCGGAGGCCGCCCGGCTCGGAGCCCGGGAGATCACCCTGGTGGACATCCAGGAGCCCGCGTCCTTCGGGGCGGAGCGACGCCACGCCGAGGCCGCCGGAGCGCGCTTTCTCTGGCCGCGGACGACCCGATCCATTACCGACAGGGGCGTGGAGCTGGCCGACGGCGAAATCCTGCCGGCGGATACGGTCATCATGGCCGTCGGCGACGCGCCGGACCTCGGATTCCTTCCCGAGGACATCGTCCTCTTGAGGGGTTTCGTCGCCGTCAACGGACAGTACCAGAGCTCCGATCCCCAGGTCTTCGCCATCGGCGACGCCGTCAGGCCGGGCCTCCTGACGGATGCCATCGGGGCCGGACGGATCGCCGCCCGGGCCATCGACAACCTGCTCCGGGGCCGGCAGGACACCTACGACAACCTGCCCGCCATTTCAACCTCGCGGGTGCACCTGGAATACTACGACCCGCGGATCCCGACGACGGGAGACCTGGGCAGCTGTTCCACCGCGTGTGCCTCCTGCGGCGCCTGCCGGGACTGCGGCCTCTGTGAGACCCTCTGCCCCGGACAGGCGATTTCAAGGCGGAGCCTCGGGGAAGACGCCTACGAATATATTGTGGACGGGGAACGCTGCATTGGATGCGGTTTCTGCGCCGACGCCTGCCCCTGCGGCATCTGGGAGCTTGCAGAGAACGCCCCTATCGAATAA
- a CDS encoding glutamate synthase-related protein produces MESVGTITPSTLSRTDLPWQIDWSKERCTLCGRCTAVCPVRAIELGVHRKRVVQVDMGLAEKPGNVFSVYHGVRQKTDPAFACIGCGMCDLVCPNGAIRPVRGDEPDKLRFHNNAGGVPRRRGGRRNDPRSLLDEIKFIRISMLTDPALDAGRHDFELRTLLGRILPPERLVRTIQENGWIPPVREIYPLIIGSMSFGALSPNMWEGLQMGVAYLNEEKGMPVRICTGEGGCPPRLLRSRFLKYIILQIASGYFGWDEIIHALPHMKEDPCAIEIKYGQGAKPGDGGLLMWYKVNRLIAAIRGVPPGISLPSPPTHQTKYSIEESVAKMTQSMAMAWGFRVPVYPKISATSTTLAVLNNLTRNPYAAGLAIDGEDGGTGAAYNVSMNTMGHPIASNIRDAYMNLVKVGKQNEIPLFAGGGIGKNGNLAANAAALIMLGASGVQIGKYIMQAAAGCLGSETDRCNICNIGLCPKGITSQDPRLYRRLDPEKVAQRVVETYLSFDTELKKIVAPLGRSTSLPIGMSDALGIADGAAAARLKISHVL; encoded by the coding sequence ATGGAATCAGTGGGAACGATAACGCCTTCCACCCTGAGCCGGACCGACCTGCCGTGGCAGATCGACTGGAGCAAGGAGCGGTGCACGCTCTGCGGGCGATGTACGGCCGTCTGTCCCGTCCGGGCCATCGAGCTGGGAGTGCACCGCAAGCGGGTCGTCCAGGTCGACATGGGGCTGGCGGAGAAACCGGGGAACGTGTTCAGCGTCTATCACGGCGTCCGCCAGAAGACCGATCCGGCCTTCGCCTGCATCGGCTGCGGCATGTGCGACCTGGTCTGCCCGAATGGGGCCATCCGTCCCGTCCGGGGCGATGAGCCAGACAAACTCCGCTTCCACAACAACGCGGGCGGAGTCCCCCGCAGGCGCGGCGGCCGCAGGAACGATCCCCGGAGCCTGCTCGACGAGATCAAGTTCATCCGCATTTCCATGCTCACCGACCCGGCGCTGGACGCGGGACGCCACGACTTCGAGCTGCGCACCCTCCTGGGCCGGATCCTGCCGCCGGAGAGACTGGTCCGGACCATCCAGGAGAACGGCTGGATTCCCCCCGTGCGGGAGATCTACCCCCTCATCATCGGCAGCATGTCCTTCGGGGCCCTCTCGCCGAACATGTGGGAGGGGCTCCAGATGGGGGTTGCCTACCTGAACGAGGAAAAGGGCATGCCCGTCCGCATCTGCACGGGCGAGGGAGGCTGCCCCCCGAGGCTCCTGCGCTCCCGGTTCCTGAAATACATCATCCTGCAGATCGCCAGCGGCTACTTCGGGTGGGACGAGATCATCCACGCCCTGCCGCACATGAAGGAAGACCCCTGCGCCATCGAGATCAAGTACGGCCAGGGGGCGAAGCCCGGCGACGGCGGCCTCCTGATGTGGTACAAGGTGAACAGGCTGATCGCCGCGATCCGGGGCGTCCCGCCGGGCATCAGCCTGCCCAGCCCGCCGACCCACCAGACCAAGTACTCCATCGAGGAGTCCGTGGCCAAGATGACCCAGTCCATGGCCATGGCCTGGGGATTCCGGGTCCCCGTCTATCCCAAGATCTCCGCCACAAGCACCACCCTGGCCGTGCTGAACAACCTGACCCGCAATCCGTATGCGGCGGGTCTTGCCATCGACGGGGAGGACGGCGGGACCGGAGCCGCCTACAACGTTTCCATGAACACGATGGGCCACCCCATCGCCAGCAACATCCGGGACGCCTACATGAACCTCGTGAAAGTGGGAAAGCAGAACGAGATCCCGCTGTTCGCCGGCGGCGGAATCGGTAAGAACGGCAACCTCGCCGCCAATGCCGCCGCCCTGATCATGCTGGGGGCCAGCGGCGTCCAGATCGGCAAGTACATCATGCAGGCGGCGGCGGGATGCCTCGGATCCGAGACGGACCGCTGCAACATCTGCAACATCGGACTCTGCCCCAAGGGCATCACCTCCCAGGATCCGCGGCTGTACCGGCGACTGGATCCGGAGAAGGTCGCCCAGCGGGTGGTGGAAACATACCTGAGCTTCGACACGGAACTGAAGAAGATCGTGGCCCCCCTGGGCCGCTCGACGTCCCTGCCGATCGGCATGTCCGACGCCCTGGGCATCGCCGACGGCGCCGCCGCCGCACGGCTCAAGATCAGCCACGTTCTGTAG
- a CDS encoding glutamate synthase codes for MCRLFAITSREPLSPMTAVHALNVMKEGHDGSGMGLFLTDLGGSFERFRGSPILSGIFSNEGLRTLDRYLMDLDFTVKYKLSIRPAQIPPNGTPKRDNYVIRAYDYPPDWLTLPQEEREHRLMLTRLRLRLMGEADGSMLIFSFWPDVIMLKEVGDPMELADYLGLDHEELQARVILAQGRQNTNYAINIYACHPFFIQGYATMTNGENTAFVPIREFLTSRDYAGYTGYQSDSEVFTHILHYTQKHLHLGLDLYKHIITPLKDEELGRHPNGTKLKQIKQACRPLIIDGPNCVIGCLPDKTVFMVQDSKKLRPGIVGGSSGLFAFSSEVCGLDAAIPARNKSTDIQPMKYDTVMIPPGREEVIRWNQWER; via the coding sequence ATGTGCCGTCTGTTTGCCATCACCAGCCGGGAGCCCCTCTCCCCCATGACGGCCGTCCATGCCCTGAACGTCATGAAGGAAGGGCACGACGGCTCCGGAATGGGCCTGTTCCTGACGGACCTCGGGGGCAGCTTCGAGCGTTTCCGCGGCTCTCCCATTCTCTCGGGCATCTTCTCCAATGAAGGGCTCCGGACCCTGGACCGGTACCTGATGGACCTGGACTTCACCGTCAAGTACAAGCTCTCCATCCGGCCGGCCCAGATTCCGCCGAACGGAACACCGAAAAGGGACAATTATGTCATTCGCGCCTACGACTACCCGCCGGACTGGCTCACCCTGCCCCAGGAGGAGAGAGAGCACCGCCTGATGCTGACACGTCTGCGTCTCCGCCTGATGGGCGAGGCCGACGGGTCCATGCTGATCTTCAGCTTCTGGCCGGACGTGATCATGCTCAAGGAGGTCGGGGACCCGATGGAGCTGGCGGACTACCTGGGCCTCGACCACGAGGAGCTTCAGGCGCGGGTCATCCTTGCGCAGGGGCGGCAGAATACGAATTACGCCATCAACATCTACGCCTGCCATCCCTTCTTCATCCAGGGCTACGCGACGATGACCAACGGCGAGAACACCGCCTTCGTCCCCATCCGGGAGTTCCTGACCTCGCGGGATTACGCCGGATACACGGGATACCAGTCGGACTCGGAGGTCTTCACCCACATCCTTCACTACACCCAGAAGCACCTCCACCTCGGCCTCGATCTGTACAAGCACATCATCACCCCCCTGAAGGACGAGGAGCTGGGTCGCCACCCGAACGGTACAAAATTGAAACAGATCAAGCAGGCCTGCCGTCCCCTCATCATCGACGGCCCCAATTGCGTGATCGGCTGCCTGCCCGACAAGACCGTCTTCATGGTCCAGGACAGCAAAAAGCTCCGTCCCGGCATCGTGGGCGGCAGTTCCGGCCTGTTCGCCTTCTCCTCGGAGGTGTGCGGCCTCGACGCAGCGATCCCGGCACGGAACAAAAGCACCGACATTCAACCCATGAAGTACGACACGGTCATGATCCCGCCCGGCCGGGAGGAGGTGATTCGATGGAATCAGTGGGAACGATAA
- a CDS encoding sigma 54-interacting transcriptional regulator has protein sequence MSTHSFEELAALHAIAKILAQPWELRDQLERVLNEMHVRLGMERGMISLLDRDTGEAWLDVAHGVNLDGLEITYRMGEGITGKVAQTGRPMAIPNLGKEALFLDRTGARRYLNREELAFLCVPIMYDNRVVGILSADKGAGSVIDLDLELAMLTAVAELIAKAVHILALEEENRRLRRIINQGRSPSVDFIGHSKGMQEVFGLVSHVADSGTTVLILGETGTGKELVARAIHMNSPHNKGPLVQVNCAAIPDTLMESELFGHEKGAFTGALRQRRGRFEEANNGTIFLDEVSELSAAAQAKLLRVLQEKQFQPLGSSRLVHTNARVVAATNRRLEECIATGQFRSDLYYRLSVFPVHLPPLRERGNDIILLADHFVLKYSHELGKPVKRISTAVVEAFLSHTWPGNVRELENCIERAILLAEGDSIEIVHLPPSLQIKTRACEKKDSGRLSSVVEAQERTLIVDALKETRGNQSQAARLLGTTKRIIQYKIQKLGIDPRKYRQKGRGPDRPGQDVQEVA, from the coding sequence GTGAGCACCCATAGTTTCGAAGAACTGGCGGCCCTTCATGCCATAGCCAAGATCCTGGCCCAGCCCTGGGAGTTGCGGGACCAGCTCGAGCGCGTCCTCAACGAAATGCATGTCCGGCTGGGGATGGAGCGCGGCATGATCTCCCTCCTCGACCGGGATACCGGCGAGGCGTGGCTGGATGTCGCCCATGGCGTCAATCTCGACGGCCTGGAGATCACCTACCGGATGGGGGAGGGGATCACCGGCAAGGTGGCCCAGACGGGCCGTCCCATGGCAATCCCCAACCTGGGCAAGGAAGCCCTGTTCCTGGACCGGACGGGAGCCCGGCGATACCTGAACCGGGAAGAACTGGCGTTTCTGTGTGTCCCGATCATGTACGACAACCGGGTCGTAGGCATCCTGTCGGCCGACAAGGGCGCCGGCTCCGTGATCGACCTCGACCTCGAGCTTGCCATGCTCACCGCCGTAGCGGAACTGATCGCCAAGGCGGTGCATATCCTGGCGCTGGAAGAGGAGAACCGGCGGCTCCGCCGGATCATCAACCAGGGGCGGTCGCCGTCCGTCGATTTCATAGGACATTCCAAGGGGATGCAGGAGGTCTTCGGGCTCGTCAGCCATGTGGCCGACTCAGGCACGACGGTCCTGATCCTGGGCGAGACGGGAACCGGGAAAGAACTGGTGGCCCGGGCGATTCACATGAACAGCCCCCACAACAAGGGCCCCCTGGTCCAGGTGAACTGCGCCGCGATTCCCGACACCCTCATGGAAAGCGAGCTTTTCGGTCACGAGAAGGGCGCCTTTACGGGGGCGCTTCGCCAGCGTCGGGGCCGCTTCGAGGAGGCCAACAACGGCACGATTTTCCTGGACGAGGTGTCGGAGCTGTCCGCCGCCGCCCAGGCCAAGCTGCTCCGCGTTCTCCAGGAAAAGCAGTTCCAGCCGCTGGGCTCGTCCCGGCTGGTTCACACGAACGCCAGGGTCGTCGCGGCCACGAACCGCCGCCTGGAGGAATGCATCGCCACCGGCCAGTTCCGGTCCGACCTGTATTATCGCCTGAGCGTTTTCCCCGTCCACCTTCCGCCGCTTCGCGAGCGCGGCAACGACATCATTCTCCTGGCCGACCATTTCGTACTCAAGTATTCGCACGAACTGGGGAAACCGGTGAAACGGATCTCCACGGCCGTGGTCGAGGCCTTCCTGAGCCACACCTGGCCGGGCAATGTCCGCGAACTGGAAAACTGCATCGAGCGGGCCATCCTGCTCGCGGAGGGAGATTCCATTGAAATCGTGCATCTTCCCCCTTCCCTGCAGATCAAAACCCGGGCCTGCGAAAAGAAGGACTCGGGACGGCTCAGCTCCGTCGTCGAGGCCCAGGAACGGACACTGATCGTCGACGCCCTGAAGGAGACCCGGGGCAATCAGAGCCAGGCGGCGCGGCTCCTGGGAACAACGAAGCGGATCATCCAGTACAAGATCCAGAAGCTGGGCATCGACCCCCGGAAATACCGGCAGAAGGGGCGCGGACCGGACCGGCCGGGCCAGGACGTCCAGGAGGTGGCCTGA